In the SAR202 cluster bacterium genome, CGCGGGCCATGACGGGTCGTACGGCACGATGTGGACCGGCGGGCCGCTCATGGCTTGGCGGCCTCCTCGACGGCGATGACAGCCTTGCCCTGGGCGTGGCCCTCTTCCAGGTAGCGGATGGCGTCCGGGACCTGGGCGAGGGTGTAGCGCTTTACGATGACCGGCTTGACCTTGCCCGCCTCGATAAGGCCCTTCACGAAGGTGAGGTCCTCCTGGCTGGGCCGCGCGAGGAAGTTGGTGAACTTGCGGCCGCCGCGCGACATGAAGCGGCCCTTTACCATCACGTCCGTGAGCTGGCGCATCTCGCCGCCGCTCACCATGTACGTGCCCTTCGGCGCGAGGACGCGCCCGTAGTCCGAGATCGAGCGGCTGCCGTTGACGGCGATGATGGCGTCGTAGGTCTTCCCGGACTTCGCGAAGTCGTCCTTCGTGTAGTCGATGACGTGGTCCGCGCCGAGGGAGCGCACCATATCGACGTTGCGGGCGCTGCAGACGGCGGTGACCTCCGCGCCGAGGGCGTTGGCGAGCTGGACCGAGAAGGTGCCGACGCCGCCGCTTGCGCCGTGGATGAGGACCTTGTGGCCGGCCTGGACGTTGCTCTTGCGGAGGCCCTGGAGCGCCGTGACGGCGGCCATGGGGACGGCGGCGGCCTCCTCGAATGTGGCGCCGGCGGGCTTCGTGACCAGCGCGCTGTACTTCGTCGCGACGTACTCCGCGAAGCCGCCCCAGCCCGCGCCGGAGAGGTCTCCGAAGACCTCGTCGCCGCGCTTGAGTTGGGTGACGCCGGGGCCGACGGCCTCTACGCGGCCGGCGATGTCTGCGCCAAGTATCTGCTTCTTGGGCCTGGTGAGGCCGGAGACGAAGCGGAGAGGGAGCGGCGTGCCGCGCATCATGCGCCAGTCGGCGGTGTTGACGGACACCGCGATGACCTTCACCAGCACCTCGCCCTCTTTGGGCGCGGGCTTCTTCACGTCCGCGAGTCGGAGGACATCGGGCGGGCCGTACTTCGTGTAGACGATCGCTTTCATCGCGGCCTCCTTCGAGGTCACTTGCGGGCCTTGTGTTTGCGCCCCCGCTGGGCCCGGACGCGCTGGGCGACGAACTCGTACACCGGGACGCCGTAGCCGCAGCTCGTCTGGGTGCCCTCGACGGCGATGTCGATGACCTGGCGCTGGGGGAGCTCAAGGTGCTCGGCGGGCTCGGACTGGAGGCGGTCCTTGAGGTCGGAGGCGTCCAGCGGGACGACTCG is a window encoding:
- a CDS encoding NAD(P)-dependent alcohol dehydrogenase; the encoded protein is MKAIVYTKYGPPDVLRLADVKKPAPKEGEVLVKVIAVSVNTADWRMMRGTPLPLRFVSGLTRPKKQILGADIAGRVEAVGPGVTQLKRGDEVFGDLSGAGWGGFAEYVATKYSALVTKPAGATFEEAAAVPMAAVTALQGLRKSNVQAGHKVLIHGASGGVGTFSVQLANALGAEVTAVCSARNVDMVRSLGADHVIDYTKDDFAKSGKTYDAIIAVNGSRSISDYGRVLAPKGTYMVSGGEMRQLTDVMVKGRFMSRGGRKFTNFLARPSQEDLTFVKGLIEAGKVKPVIVKRYTLAQVPDAIRYLEEGHAQGKAVIAVEEAAKP